A window of the Henckelia pumila isolate YLH828 chromosome 3, ASM3356847v2, whole genome shotgun sequence genome harbors these coding sequences:
- the LOC140886215 gene encoding uncharacterized protein encodes MEHARITDVQNMSSSQSATAAEPRSRPVGATEYSWCKAVPGGTGITALALLLFKPPDLLLLQNALQKLQLSHPILNSKLHFSPDSESYSFITPATPQLQIHSFDLESTSKIIQTLDSGPSISPFHSIFEHEFNKNSWQNPDPSSDTDLFFASVYTLQDETWVLALRLHTAACDRTSIVALRRELLGLVVGVAGVESEFIGDGEVSLGIEEYIPSGQGNKPFWARGFDMLGYSLNSFRFSNLGFKDTVSPRGSCVIRLQFSEEETIGIMSKCEDREIKLCGLLSAAGLSACYSVKGVPDNQWEKYAVTTLIDCRSILDPVLSSNHIGFYHSAILNSHDVKAGEDLWELAKRIYTSFMSSKYNKKHFTDMADLNFLMCKAIDNPGLTASGSLRTAVLSVFEDPIVDNSSKLDEAIGLKDSIGCGSIHGVGPSIAIFDTVRDGKLDCSFVYPSPLHSREQMQELVDEMKRIILEDGFGG; translated from the exons ATGGAACACGCAAGGATCACAGACGTACAGAACATGAGTTCTTCGCAGTCAGCTACTGCGGCGGAGCCCAGGAGCCGACCGGTCGGAGCCACCGAGTACAGCTGGTGCAAAGCCGTGCCCGGAGGAACCGGCATAACTGCTCTTGCCCTCCTTCTGTTCAAGCCCCCAgacctcctcctcctccaaAATGCACTCCAAAAACTCCAACTCTCCCACCCCATCCTCAACTCCAAACTCCACTTCAGTCCCGATTCTGAATCTTATTCCTTCATCACTCCGGCCACTCCGCAGCTCCAAATCCATTCGTTTGATCTTGAATCAACGTCTAAGATTATCCAGACGCTGGACTCGGGTCCCTCCATTTCACCCTTCCACTCGATTTTTGAGCATGAGTTTAACAAAAACTCATGGCAGAATCCAGATCCTTCATCCGACACCGATCTTTTCTTTGCAAGCGTGTATACTTTGCAGGATGAGACGTGGGTCTTGGCTCTCAGGCTGCATACGGCAGCTTGTGACAGGACATCGATCGTGGCGTTGCGTAGGGAGTTGTTGGGGTTGGTGGTGGGAGTGGCAGGGGTAGAAAGCGAATTTATTGGAGATGGTGAGGTTAGCCTGGGAATCGAGGAATACATTCCTAGTGGGCAGGGGAATAAACCATTTTGGGCTCGTGGGTTTGATATGTTGGGATATTCTTTGAATTCTTTTAGATTTTCTAACTTGGGTTTTAAGGATACCGTGTCACCTAGAGGATCATGTGTGATTAGATTGCAATTCAGTGAAGAAGAAACTATTGGCATAATGTCG AAATGTGAGGATAGAGAAATCAAATTATGTGGGCTTTTATCAGCAGCTGGATTAAGTGCGTGTTATTCAGTAAAAGGGGTTCCTGATAATCAGTGGGAAAAGTACGCAGTTACAACACTCATTGACTGCCGCTCGATTCTTGATCCAGTGCTTAGCAGCAATCATATTG GCTTTTATCACTCGGCCATTCTAAATTCCCATGATGTCAAGGCAGGTGAAGACTTGTGGGAGCTGGCGAAACGTATATATACGTCCTTTATGAGTTCCAAGTACAACAAGAAGCATTTCACAGACATGGCTGACCTCAACTTTTTGATGTGCAAGGCAATAGATAACCCTGGTCTGACAGCATCAGGATCCCTTCGAACCGCAGTTTTATCTGTCTTCGAGGACCCCATTGTCGATAATTCCAGCAAACTGGATGAGGCTATTGGATTAAAAGACTCCATTGGTTGTGGCTCAATTCATGGTGTCGGCCCATCTATAGCAATCTTTGATACAGTTAGAGATGGGAAATTGGATTGTTCTTTCGTATATCCTTCCCCTCTGCACTCGAGGGAGCAAATGCAGGAACTTGTAGATGAAATGAAACGGATTATTTTGGAGGATGGGTTTGGAGGCTAG
- the LOC140886216 gene encoding caffeoylshikimate esterase-like isoform X2, protein MENQMGSFKYEEEFIVNSRGVKLFTCRWLPENEEPKALIFLCHGYAMECSISMRGCASRLVKAGYEVHGIDCQGHGKSSGLLGLITNFDDLVDDLSEHFTNISERKENRKKMRILMGESMGGAMVLRLHRKKPDYWDGGVLIAPMCKIADEMRPSPVVIKVLSSLAKVIPTWKITPTPDIVDAAFRDPQVVKEVRSNPYTYKGRPRLQTSYQLFTVSTDLEKRLDEVSFPFIVLHGEEDKVTDPSVSKLLYESARSTDKTFKLYPGMWHSLSYGELPENLDIVFSDIGKWLDDKLFARFEEQQKLANDLNALELKHD, encoded by the exons ATG GAGAATCAAATGGGCAGTTTCAAATATGAAGAG GAATTCATCGTGAATTCTCGAGGAGTGAAGCTTTTCACGTGCAGATGGTTACCCGAAAACGAAGAGCCGAAAGCTCTGATCTTCTTGTGCCATGGATATGCCATGGAGTGCAGCATCTCAATGAGAG GCTGCGCCTCCCGACTGGTGAAAGCGGGATACGAGGTTCACGGCATCGATTGCCAAGGCCACGGGAAGTCGTCGGGATTACTGGGATTGATCACCAATTTCGATGATCTTGTTGATGATCTCTCCGAGCACTTCACAAATATCTCtg aaaggaaagaaaatagGAAAAAGATGAGAATATTGATGGGAGAATCAATGGGAGGGGCCATGGTGCTACGTTTACACAGGAAGAAGCCTGATTATTGGGATGGTGGAGTCCTCATTGCACCAATGTGTAAG ATTGCGGATGAAATGAGGCCAAGCCCTGTGGTGATTAAAGTACTGTCTTCGTTGGCAAAAGTGATTCCCACTTGGAAAATCACCCCCACTCCAGACATTGTCGATGCTGCTTTTAGAGACCCCCAAGTTGTAAAAGAG GTGAGGTCCAACCCATACACGTACAAAGGCCGACCACGTCTACAAACTAGCTACCAACTATTTACAGTCAGTACGGATCTGGAGAAAAGACTTGATGAG GTATCCTTTCCATTCATTGTTCTACATGGAGAAGAGGATAAAGTGACGGATCCATCCGTGAGCAAGCTTTTGTACGAGTCGGCTCGATCCACGGACAAGACATTCAAGTTGTATCCCGGAATGTGGCACTCTCTGTCCTACGGCGAATTGCCGGAGAATCTTGACATCGTCTTCTCCGACATTGGCAAGTGGTTGGACGACAAGTTGTTTGCTCGATTTGAGGAGCAACAGAAGCTTGCTAACGATCTTAACGCACTCGAGCTCAAACACGATTGA
- the LOC140886214 gene encoding beta-fructofuranosidase, insoluble isoenzyme 1-like, with product MYYNGIYHLFYQYNPKGAVWGNIVWAHSVSEDLINWKKVEHAIYPSKPFDQYGCWSGSATVLPGNKPIILYTGIIDKNNTQVQNYAVPANLSDPYLREWIKPDNNPLVVADESVNKTAFRDPTTAWLGKDGHWRISIGGRRKRRGIAFLYRSRDFMHWVKAKHALHTSAGTGNWECPDFFPVSVSGQNGLDTSALGPDVKHVMKVSLDVTRYEYYTLGTYDTTRDRYIPDENMIDGWNGLRYDYGNFYASKSFFDPSKNRRILWGWANESDTTDNDVAKGWAGIQLIPRTIVMDPNGKQLLQWPIEELETLRSNQVKLSDKELLKGQIVEIKGITAAQADVEVSFSFDSLEKAEPFDPSWDRYDAQKLCGQKDSTVGGGLGPFGLVTLASENLEEYTPVFFRVFKAQDKHLVLLCSDASRSTLKDGNSKSKTGVDAYRPSFAGFVNVDLTEKKISLRSLIDNSVVESFGAGGKTCITSRVYPTLAIYNNAHLFVFNNGTEPVKIDSLNAWSMSKPLHMNH from the exons ATGTATTATAATGGGATATATCACCTCTTTTATCAGTACAATCCCAAAGGTGCTGTTTGGGGCAATATTGTCTGGGCTCATTCAGTCTCAGAGGACTTGATCAACTGGAAAAAAGTAGAGCATGCAATCTACCCATCAAAGCCATTCGATCAATACGGCTGCTGGTCCGGATCCGCCACGGTCCTACCCGGAAACAAACCCATTATTCTATACACCGGGATCATAGACAAGAACAACACACAAGTCCAAAACTACGCAGTCCCGGCCAATCTATCCGATCCGTATCTACGTGAATGGATCAAACCCGACAACAATCCTTTGGTGGTGGCAGATGAGTCTGTTAACAAGACAGCATTTCGCGACCCAACGACAGCTTGGTTGGGCAAAGACGGGCACTGGAGGATATCCATCGGCGGCCGGAGGAAGCGTAGAGGGATAGCGTTTTTGTATAGGAGCAGGGACTTCATGCATTGGGTTAAGGCAAAGCATGCATTGCATACTTCCGCAGGAACAGGGAACTGGGAATGCCCTGATTTTTTCCCTGTTTCGGTTTCGGGCCAAAACGGATTGGATACCTCTGCTCTGGGGCCAGATGTTAAGCATGTGATGAAGGTGAGCCTTGATGTTACAAGATACGAGTATTACACCCTTGGCACGTATGACACCACGAGGGATCGGTATATTCCGGATGAAAACATGATCGATGGATGGAACGGTTTGAGGTACGATTATGGCAACTTTTACGCCTCGAAATCATTCTTTGATCCAAGCAAGAACAGAAGAATCTTGTGGGGTTGGGCTAATGAATCAGATACTACTGATAACGATGTGGCAAAGGGTTGGGCCGGAATCCAG CTTATCCCTCGTACAATAGTGATGGATCCTAATGGGAAGCAATTGCTTCAATGGCCTATTGAAGAACTCGAGACTCTGAGAAGTAATCAAGTGAAACTAAGCGACAAGGAACTATTGAAAGGCCAGATTGTCGAAATCAAAGGAATAACAGCCGCGCAG GCTGATGTTGAAGTGAGCTTTTCGTTCGATAGCTTGGAGAAGGCCGAGCCATTTGATCCGAGCTGGGATAGATACGACGCACAAAAACTTTGCGGTCAAAAGGATTCCACTGTTGGAGGTGGATTAGGACCATTCGGGCTCGTCACATTGGCTTCTGAAAACTTGGAAGAGTACACACCCGTCTTCTTCCGAGTTTTCAAGGCTCAAGACAAGCATCTAGTCCTCTTGTGCTCTGATGCATCGAG GTCTACCTTAAAGGACGGTAATTCAAAGTCGAAAACCGGGGTGGATGCATACCGACCTTCATTCGCAGGATTTGTAAATGTGGACCTGACGGAAAAGAAAATCTCCCTCAGGAGTTTG ATTGATAACTCTGTGGTGGAGAGTTTTGGAGCTGGGGGAAAGACTTGCATTACATCAAGGGTTTATCCAACTCTGGCAATATACAACAACGCACACTTGTTTGTCTTCAACAACGGCACCGAACCCGTCAAAATCGACAGCTTGAATGCCTGGAGCATGAGCAAGCCTCTCCATATGAACCACTGA
- the LOC140888141 gene encoding protein SMALL AUXIN UP-REGULATED RNA 12, with protein sequence MKKLANKVRSFRNAGEPSHSECLLRYDDGGSSSTGTFPVYVGEDRQRFMVPTSYLNHPLFKMMLEKAYNEFGFDQRNGLVVPCSVAAFREAMTVAGCCNGRFHLGELVDEFI encoded by the coding sequence ATGAAGAAACTAGCCAATAAAGTCAGGTCCTTTCGCAATGCCGGCGAACCATCGCATTCCGAGTGCCTACTAAGGTATGATGATGGAGGATCATCCAGTACGGGGACCTTTCCCGTGTACGTGGGCGAAGATAGGCAAAGATTCATGGTTCCGACCAGCTATCTCAACCACCCTTTGTTCAAAATGATGTTGGAGAAGGCCTACAACGAGTTCGGGTTCGACCAGAGAAACGGCCTAGTGGTACCATGTAGTGTCGCCGCATTCCGGGAGGCGATGACCGTGGCGGGGTGCTGCAACGGGAGGTTCCATCTCGGAGAATTGGTGGACGAGTTCATCTAG